One region of Miscanthus floridulus cultivar M001 chromosome 19, ASM1932011v1, whole genome shotgun sequence genomic DNA includes:
- the LOC136525957 gene encoding zinc finger BED domain-containing protein DAYSLEEPER-like, giving the protein MTNFLKSFHEDTCTLSGTKYLTANLYFKGVFKIHSQLLQVAKEPQNFMSPMVKEMKIKFDKFWSDYSLILLCAAVLDPRYKLNLLRYCYKKIHVDEFAAEEQVNKVVTKLYELFDEYKVLNPSPSITNPKPTKDPKIDLDILEFWKASSMSYPELASMARDLLNIPFSSVASESAFSIGKKATEATELDDTDEVMAVD; this is encoded by the exons ATGACTAATTTTCTGAAGTCCTTTCATGAAGACACATGCACTTTATCTGGCACAAAGTACCTAACTGCCAATTTGTACTTCAAAGGTGTATTTAAGATTCACTCTCAGCTGCTTCAAGTTGCCAAAGAGCCACAGAATTTCATGTCTCCTATGGTGAAAGAGATGAAAATTAAGTTTGATAAATTTTGGTCAGACTATAGCTTGATTCTATTATGTGCAGCTGTCCTTGATCCCCGATATAAGCTTAATCTTCTTAGGTACTGCTACAAGAagatacatgttgatgagtttgcTGCTGAAGAACAAGTTAATAAAGTTGTAACCAAGCTTTATGAGTTATTTGATGAGTACAAGGTCCTGAATCCTAGCCCATCTATCACCAATCCGA AACCTACAAAAGACCCAAAAATTGATTTGGACATATTGGAATTTTGGAAGGCTTCATCTATGAGTTATCCAGAACTTGCAAGTATGGCTCGAGATCTCCTTAACATCCCTTTCTCTTCAGTTGCCTCAGAGTCTGCATTCAGTATTGGAAAAAAAG CTACAGAAGCTACTGAACTTGATGATACTGATGAGGTCATGGCTGTTGATTAG